The candidate division KSB1 bacterium region ATGTTCGCACGTGGTCCAAACCGCAAGCGGCTCAAATCCACATGCGGCACCAATATACGGAATTATACCCGAATATGCAATGGGGACACTTATGACGCAGGCGGGCGCTACCGAGAAATCGCTATTTCTTTTGTAAACAAAGGAATAGCACAGATATTGGCGCCCTACATGCAAGCGGGCGACCCGCGAAAGGGCCGCCCGCTGTTGGTTCTCCGATTCCGGCAGGGACACAGTCCCTGCTCGGCGAATTATTTCATCAACACCATCTTGTGCGCGGCGGAGAAGGTCGCGGTCTCGAGCCGATACACATAGACGCCGCTGGCGAAGTTCGCACCCTCGAAGGAGATCGTATGCGTGCCCACCGTGGCCGTGCCGTCAAAGAGGGTAGCCACCTGTTCGCCCAGCACGTTGTAAACCGTCAGGGTCATCGGTTCGCTGCGCGGAACGCTGTAGGTGATTTCCGTCGTGGGATTGAACGGATTCGGGTAGTTCTGAGCCAAGCTCCATTGAGCCGGGACCAACACGTCGGCCTCGTCGCCCGCCGCGCTTACGGCGCGAATGACGGCGTGGACCTGATAGAAGAACTCCACCTGCGTGGGAGTACCGGTGCCGGTGTAACGATAGAAATGGCGGTCGGACCACGGCTGCTCATCGTCACCGAGCATTTCCGGATAACGATCCACGGCGGTCGAAGTGACTTCCCACCAGACCCAGAAGTTGCCGTTCAGATTGGCCATATCGGGATCGGCGGACACATCGACAATCTTCCAGACTTCGGTGCCGGTCTCGGTCGTCAACACTGTGATGAGTTCGTTGTAGATCTCCGCGCCGACCGCGCCGGCGTTGTCACGGTAAACGTGCAGACGAATCGGCAGATCGGACGGCTGACCCGCGTCAAACTGCGCGCGGATTTCGCGCACGCTGAACGTCGTGGCTACCGTATCCGCGACGGGCGTAAAGCGCGTGATCGCGCCGTCACCCGTGGGGAAATTGAAGCGGAACTGAACCGTGCGGTTGTCGTAGCCGAGGTCCCAATCGATGTCCGCCGATGGCTGAACGGTGACGCCTTCCACGGTGGAGGTGTCGTTATCGAGATTCTCGTCGGCACCGAGCGCCGAGTAGGCGCGCACGGTGAAGACCGAGGCACTCGGGAACGTGATATTCGCCTGCCGGGAATCCGTCGCCCCTGGATCCAGCGTCAGGTTCGGCAGCAAGCGGGTGGCGCCGGCCGTGCCGTAACGGTACCACGACTGGACCTGAGCCTGCGGCTCCTGGCCGGGATTCGAGAAGTAGGCCTTGATGCGCGTCGGACGACCCTGCACGTTCGGGTAGCGAACTTGCAGCGTGTAACAGCTGACGTCGTTCGGGAAACCGGCATTGTAAACCACGGTCACGGAGTCAAACTTCGGACCGATATCGCGCGTGCCGTCCGCGTTGGATTCGAACGTGAATTTGATGCGGAGCGTGTTGCCCACGAGCGCCGACAGATCGATGGGAGTCGAGTACGAAGCGTTGAACGACGTGAACGTGGGCGGAGTGTCCACATAGACGAAGTTCTGTCCGTTCGGGTCGCACAGCGGATTCGACGCGTAGCACCAGGAGAATCCGGAGTCGGTCGAGATCTGGCAGCCCCAGTAGTCGCAATTCGGAAAGGCCGCGCACTCCGGAATGGAACCCGTCACGACGAAGTCGGCAATCAACTGACCGTTTTCGAGTTCGGTGCAATCGATGATGGGTGACCAGGCCTCGTCGTTCATGTTGTCATTGTACAGACTCGACGCCTGACTGTTGCAGACGAGCACATGCGGGCCGGAGGGGGAAGACGCATCGTTGTCGAGGCGCCAGAGGTTGCCACCGGTCGGGACATTGGAGGTGGAACTCCACCCGGTCGCGCTGTTGCAATCGTCCGAGAACACCGTGTCAGACGCACCGGTCTGGAAGACGCGGATATTGTCGATCTGCCAGCCGAAGAGATTCGGATCATCCGGCGTGGCAAAACCCGGATCGGACGCAAACGCCCAGCGCAGACGCACGGTCTGGCCCGCCCAGGTCGTCAAGTTCGCCTGCTGCAGCGTCCAGTTCGGATGCGAGCCGCACCAGCCGGGAATGTTGAGACCTTCACCGTGCTCCTCGCCGAAGCTGTAGAGGCTGGTGCGGTCGTAGGCCGGAGTCAGGGCCGTGCTCGGGACCACGGTCCAGGTTTGACCGTTATT contains the following coding sequences:
- a CDS encoding T9SS type A sorting domain-containing protein, translating into MGRVKILTVGGLIALLALSAYAGERNISVPLAERLTGTPTQVRGDRNGLDEVIYYEDFEDGMADWTTVDNTAVPGTWHINDWNAFAGTSWWSGDSTVGPNGGYQNGWYMVLDSPPIVLPATPGLNFMHRYRVETPGGEPAGYNGWDGCNLRISINNGQTWTVVPSTALTPAYDRTSLYSFGEEHGEGLNIPGWCGSHPNWTLQQANLTTWAGQTVRLRWAFASDPGFATPDDPNLFGWQIDNIRVFQTGASDTVFSDDCNSATGWSSTSNVPTGGNLWRLDNDASSPSGPHVLVCNSQASSLYNDNMNDEAWSPIIDCTELENGQLIADFVVTGSIPECAAFPNCDYWGCQISTDSGFSWCYASNPLCDPNGQNFVYVDTPPTFTSFNASYSTPIDLSALVGNTLRIKFTFESNADGTRDIGPKFDSVTVVYNAGFPNDVSCYTLQVRYPNVQGRPTRIKAYFSNPGQEPQAQVQSWYRYGTAGATRLLPNLTLDPGATDSRQANITFPSASVFTVRAYSALGADENLDNDTSTVEGVTVQPSADIDWDLGYDNRTVQFRFNFPTGDGAITRFTPVADTVATTFSVREIRAQFDAGQPSDLPIRLHVYRDNAGAVGAEIYNELITVLTTETGTEVWKIVDVSADPDMANLNGNFWVWWEVTSTAVDRYPEMLGDDEQPWSDRHFYRYTGTGTPTQVEFFYQVHAVIRAVSAAGDEADVLVPAQWSLAQNYPNPFNPTTEITYSVPRSEPMTLTVYNVLGEQVATLFDGTATVGTHTISFEGANFASGVYVYRLETATFSAAHKMVLMK